The Chionomys nivalis chromosome 16, mChiNiv1.1, whole genome shotgun sequence genome includes the window GCAGCTGGCTGATTACTGTGGTCAATGAGACTGCTCTTCAGGACTCTTAGAATAAAGGCAGGGTGACCTAGGCACTACTTCTCTGTTAGATATGGATTTCACAAAGTGATGTCTTGGCTGTGTCCTGCTAGAACACTGGTCTGGATGCAGTCGTGTAGCCAGGAACACTCTGGGGAGTGTGAAATGCTCTTGCTCCAGGGCAGTGTCTGTCACAAGAGGAAGGTGATCTGCATTGTGCATGCACATACTCTATCCATTTGATAGTTTCTGGAATACATCatgttgtcttttcttctttttgcctaTCTTTTGCTATTGTCCTTTTAATTGATGAGATGTTGCTGGGTAATCTCATGAGATATGATATAAACAGACACCAAGGAGAGTATCATGCATTGATATCTGTATTCCACATGAAACAGAACAGCCTCGCATTCTGTTTAGCTGGAGCATACCTCCATAGGTATGGGGTCTAGGGGCTACAGTGTGAGGGGCCTTTGCAATTGACCAAGAGGTGTGTTTTGGacaatatacttttatttttgtatataaacAACTTCATATGCTTTGCAAGATTGAGTTAAGactgtcattttatttataacctcccttcctccctcctctatTTGGGACCAAAATCAGGGGTCCCCATGATcctaggtaagcactctatcaGTGGACAACACCCCAGCATTAAGTCTGATTATTGAACTtcattatcattgttattattaaaagATACTAGAAGAAAAGAACTCCTGAGAGGCCCGAACAAGTTGAATGGAGCCTTTATTTACCACCAGTGGGGTTGTCCTGGGCAGATTAGCAGGAAGCAGCCCCAATTGCCAGTTGGTTTGAGTtttaaaggggaagaaaaaagcaAACGTGATGCTTATAGAAAGCAAATGTTGTTTACAAAAGAGGAGAGGTTACAGTTTGATGGTCAGGTAGTTAACCTCTAGTTTAGGGTCACATGGTTTAAGAATTTAGGGCTGTTCCAGAAACCAATTTTATCCAAGACAGCTTTAGTACTTGGGGTAGTCTTAGGACTACTTTGATGAGATGGCATAGCTCTAGTTCAGGGGCCTACTACAGTTATCACCCTCTGTGACAAAACAGCATGTGTACCTTTCCTGGTCTATGAAATAATTCAAATACACCAACTCTTTCTGGAGTTTATTATTTAATCTTACTACAGCAAATTACCATTGCAACCCAATATATCTttgccaaaataaaataagattaggTACTTCCTGTCACTATATGGAATGTATAGTCAATACCATTTAAAGAAGcaaggttttattttgactcatcCAAAGAATTTAGTCCATCATTGTTGGTGGAGATTGCTCATTTGCTCCCGGctgcctagacccaaaataatcatacagaaactatattatttaaatcattgcttggtttattagctctagtttattattggctagctcttacaaactaaattaacccatctatattaatctgtgtattgtcacattggctgtggcttacctgcaaggtTCTAtcacgtctgtctctggcagtggctacatggcatcttgcgactccatcttctttctcgcaacattcagtttagttttccctgcctaactctactctgccccatcacaggccaaagaaaaaaacttctttatttattaaccaatgaaaacaacacatatacagaaggacttcccacactactTCTTGGTCAGGATGGCATGGTGGTAGCAGTGGTTCAGTCAGCCCCTACTGGTGGGAGCATAAGGTGGCTTCTTACATcagagcaggcaggaagcagagaactgtaCCTGTGTCTCTCAGAGTCTGATTTCTGCCGTTCAGAATCCTTATCTCAAAGGTTTCCATCACCTCCCAAACATTACCACCAATGACCAAGAGTTCAAACCCATGGGTCTATGGAGAACACTTGATCTTCAATCTATAACACTGTCCATGGTAGGTTAAGGTTCCTTCTTAAGGCAAGTTGCTGGAAAAAGGAGGGGTTTCAGTGAGGCTCTCTGCCATGCACATATTTGGGCCATATCTGTGTATACTGTTAATGGAATGACATATGCTTGCTAATAACTTAGCAGTCCCTTCCTTCTCACCTTCCCCATGGTTGCTcaaatttttaagaaaggaaatttaTGGTTGTATGGTAAAAGTTTATTATCCTTTCTATGGTCAATATAAGTTCTGGAATCCTGGGCCAAGCTTTGTATCCTGTTCATAAGAATCAAATTAAAAGATATATGTGAGGatttaaatctttatttcatatcactttttctttgattgtttgCCTGATTTTTCCATAAAGacaatattttcaaaactttGCAAGTTAAGTGACTGGTAATCATTTGATGTGGTGGTTCCTGCATTAACTCACATTCCAAGTGTCCATGTCTTTGGCCATAGCTAAAACCTACTTGGAAAAGAGATTTCATGGAACATCCCATGTACTTTAGTTATGATTCAGAACTGTAGTACAACTGCAAGGCTGACCACCCACCATCCATGATGCAAACTGAGCATAGCCAGGAATATTGTCCATCACATATCTGCTATGCAAGTTGAATGTGCCCAGATGTATTCCTGCCTCCATTTTCCCTCTTGAACTATGAgcttctgagcatgctcagtagCATCTATCTAACTTGTCCTGAAGTGCTTTCCCAGAGCAATATGTACAGGTTTTCCAGATAAATTCCCTATACTCCCTTGCCCAGTAAAGGCATGGTCTTGCATCATTTTTCAAGCTCTTCTCACCTGCTTCAGGCAATCCTTCTCTAGTCTCTTGTCTCTTGATCACGCTTGTTTTGCCTTTCTGACCATGGGATGCAAGTTCATTATGTGGGGTAAGAGTCccggttttgttttttgtcattattgcttggttgatttttgttttcttttctttgttggcttttttaaaacacaatatacatTCATCACACAGAATGTTTCAGCTTTTATTTTAGACTGAAGCCTGCAGTTGATTAGAAAATTCCTGCATTTCTTGAAAAAGCATAAAAACCACATTTTCaattatactaaattaaataaaaccaaatccacattttaaaatattagaagtgGTAAAGCCAGACAGCGTAGTTTACATAGACTGTAAGAATTAACATGGAATTATAAATTCTACTCCTGCatgacttgtttatttatttattctatgtattaCCTAAGACATAAATGACAGGTATTAGACATACTGTCTGGACTCCCAAATCTCACAAACTAATCATGGCCTGGAGGTGATACAGTGATAACCAGAAACCTAGGAAGCCAGAGTTGACACTGATACTGAGTTCTCTTTGTGCAAACTAGGTTGCCAGTCTGTACCTGGATGTGAGGGAGGGGACAAAATAATATCCTTACCTGTGTTTTTCCACTAGCATCCAGAGACCACAGAAGACACACAGGCCCCTCTCAGGAAGGCATGATGCAATGAACAGAAAGCTACCTGAGCCTCCCTCTGATCTGTGCTATTACTGTGCTAGTGAAGACCGAATTTCAAGTTAAGGTGATGGTGCTTAGCATCTGTGGTCAAAGTTCCACCCTCTCCTTTATCCATCACCCTGTGCAATTTAAATGTCACTCCATCTTAAAACgctatttttgaaaaattacagagcactcatacaagaattaaattttaatgaaattccTGTAGAGTGTTACCCAGAAATTTATAGACTATGAATAAATTCCAGATCCTTCTGAAGACACATCAGAGGCTAATGGTTCAAAGGCATGACTGatggaaagctttattttgaccAATTTGCTGTTACttacacacaagacacacagctTCTAGATAAACTTTCTCAACTAATACTCAAAAATTATCTTAATTTTCCTACATTCCCAAGAACTAGGGAACCAATTCTCATTCACCAAAATCAGAGAGGGACTTGGTTTCCCTCTTTCAAGAGAGAGCATTTCCCTTCTGCATATTCTTGAAGGGTCTTTTGAATGTAAATAACAGAGAAATTCGCTTGAGTACCAAACTAGGTAAACAAAATCTGATACCAACACTCTTGTTACACATAAAATCCAACTTTCCCGTAGGAGACAAACCTTAAAATTATATCATTCCTTCCAATGATTCATCCTAAACACACCATTTAAGACAGTGCAGTCTTTGATGAGTCTGCTCATCCCAGATCTAAGTGTCTGAGGTGCAAACTGCAGAGGGCTGGTCAGACCTCTCTCTAAGCTTGTCTTCCATAGGTACATATAAcgagattaaaaaaaacaaaaacaaaaacaaaacaaaacaggtaacCAGCAATCCCCGTGGGAAAGCAGAAACAGGTGTTCCCTGGGCTTTTAGAGGCAATCCCTAGAACTGAAAGTGCTTGGGAGTTCCCTGTGGTTAGAGTGTAAGCAAGGGTCTAGCCAAGAAAAGGCCATGTGGGTCTTATTCCGGGCTGTCCCTGAAGGGAGGTCCTGAAAGAATATTCAGGAAGTGGAACCAAGGATGAAACAAGTTGCACTTTTATATTTTACAGTCCTCTAAGTAGCCTGTGAGATGAAGACATATGCATTATTTAAAGAGTTCTTCGTCCTGAAAAACtgtacacacaattaaaatggTCCAAGTCGTGAGTGAGACCAGTGAAGTCCAGGAGGCAGGAGGGATGTTTTGGAGTACTTACAGACACCATGAAGGACAAGGATGTTAAGAGATGTTGGCTGGTGCCCCCCTGTTTAAAAACTGTTCTCGGAAACTCGCTGGATACCTGGCTCCTCAAGAGGGCGCTGGAACCCGGCTGTGGTGATTTCTCTGGACTCTTGGCTCTTGCGATCTTTTAGGCTGAGTCCAGACGTTGGAAAGAAGGTTGTCTGGGAAACTGGATGGGTGATTATCTCTATTCTTGTCAGTCATAGCCAGGCTCCAGCCTCCTTCATCATGCATGCTCAACTCCACACCTCTAGTGATTGCGTCTTTAACGCCGTTCCCAGGCAATTAGAGTGTTCAGGACAGGGTGTTTACCAGCGTGATCGAAATCACTGGCGTCTGTCGTGGaaggcaaagaaacaaaataacacagcCTAGCGCTGAGACGCCGGAGGGGGGCGCCTGCGACATCTGAGGGATGTCCTACTCAGGAGAAGATGAGGCAGAGTTCATGTTTCAACAACACTGCCTGTCACTTTCCCTAAGTTCAGGGGTCAAGCTCTGCCCTTATCTGTAGGGAGAAACCAGTACCGTGTCCTTGCCtaagctgtcctggacctcacctAAGGGCTGGTGAAATCCGGGATCACTCAGTTCTGAGAAGGGCCTGAGGCTCTGTATGCCGGGAAGGGGCCTCAAGACGTCGGGCCTGCTGCTTGGGAACCGCACTCCCGGGGTTCCCCTGAAACCAGCTGGCAGTGCTGCCTGGGATCCACAGGGCGTCAGGCAGCACGGCAGGATATCAGCTGCCGAAGGCTCCTGCGGAAGCCGTCATCCAGGAAGGCGTAGAGAAAGGGGTTGAGGCAGCTGTTGGCATAGCTCAGGCTGGTGATGAAGTAAGAGATGCCGATGACCAGCGGTGTTTGAGGCAGGTCGGTGGTGAGTGCCACTATGGTGCTCAAGTGGTAAGGCGTCCAGCAGATGAGGCACACGGCCAGGATCGCTGTCACCAACAAGGTCACACGCTTCTTGGCTCGGTCCAGAGCCTTGGCGTGACTGTCTAGGTGGATGGCTCGCAGCCGGCACAGCAGGGTGGTATAGAGAGCGCAAATCGTGGAGACCGGGATGGCGAAGCCCAGCACCAGTGTGTACAGGCGGCTGGCACGCCACCAAAAAGCCTCTGGCTGCGGGAAGACCAGCACGCACTGGCGCCGGCCTTGCTCCTCGTCCAGCCGGGCGAACACCGCGAAGGGCAGCACGACCAGAGtcaccagcacccacactgcCAGGCTGACAGCGCGCGCAGCATCGTAAGTGCGCCCCGACACCCGGCGCGACTCGGCTGTGGCCAGCACCACCAGGTAGCGGTCCGCGCTCATGACGGTGAGGAAGTAGAGGCTAGAGAACGTGTTGTATTGGTCGACGGCCACGATGAGCTTGCACATGGCCTCCCCGAAGGGCCAGCGCCTCAGCAGGAAGTCGGCGATGTTGATGGGCAGCACCAGGGTGAAGAGCTCGTCGGCGATAGCCAGGTTGAGGATGAACACGTTGGTGACAGTCTTCATTCGCGGTGCGCGCAGCAGCACGTACAGCACCGCTGAGTTGCCCGCCAGTCCCACCACGCAGATCACCGTATAGACGACAGGCACTGCGACCGCCAGTGGCCGGGGCAGCGGCAAAGGCGCGGGACTCGACCCGTTGGGACAGCCCAGAGCCGAGCCGCCGCACGACATATTGCCTCCGCCGGGCTCAGAAAGCGACAAGTTGTGCATCTTGGCGACGGCAGGGGAGCCGGCGACCACTCCGATTCCACTCAGAAGCCCCGCGGGATGTGTCTGTAAGTCCGCGTTGACAGGGATCTGCACCCGGGCACTGCCTGGGTCTCTGAGCCTTTCTGTGGCGGTGCACCGGAGGGGGCGTTCCCCGCAAGCTACTCAGCCCACTGTCGCCGGGGACTCGCTGGCTGGAAGCAGAATTAAAAACACAAGTTAGATTCCTCCCAGTGTAGCTTTAGGGAGAAGCCGGGTTCAGAGTTGGAGGTGGCTGCTGGGTCCCAAGCTCTTCCCTCCACCTGCCGAAATCTGATTCCAGCCCCTTGACtacatcaaagaagcttcttaaCTCCTAAGAACATGTATATCCAGCTCACGCCCTGTTTTAGAGCGCCAGGACACGCTTGGTCACCTCACCGAATTCTACAGCCGCAAGTTTCCCTGCATGCTGGATAATAGGACTACCGGCAGCGATCTTTATCTTACCTGGCTGGTCTCACAAAAGATCTGCGCTTCCTGGGGAGGTCAGAGAGGAATGCCACCTTCTGCTGGAGGATGCTGCAGCAGTGGTAtctgccagcctggtctgcctCCCGGAGTCTGCCCAGAGGCAGTGTCTCCTAAGAGTCTGAAGTGCAGGCTGCACATGGCCACAGTGACTAGTCTCTGTCAACCTGTCGCCGCTGCCCATTCCACTCCTAGTAAAAAACAGCGTCCCCCAAAGGCTTCTTTGCTGACTTCCTGTAGTTTTTAACTCAGTTCAATTGGAATCATGAAAAGCTCTCTTGTAGGGAACTGAACCTAAGAACAGCATAGTTAAGATGCTAATATTCTGTTTTAAAGATCAGTTGAAGAAAAGGTCCCCATAccaggttttatttattcttcttttttatattttattatttaaaatttttaaatttaaatatattttgatcatattctttttttggggggggatttttttcgagacagggtttctccgtagtttttggttcctgtcctggaactagctcttgtagaccaggctggcctcgaactcacagagatccgcctgcctctgcctcccgagtgctggaattaaaggcgtgcgccaccaccgcccggcttttgacCATATTCTTTTCCTCCCCCAAGTCTTTTAAATCTTCTGCCTACCCACTCAACTTTAAGTTccttctcaaaataaacaaaaaaccaatacaacaaacctaagaaaacaaaatgaaatgacactcaaacagaaaaaagaaacaaacctgtaaccaaataaaaggataaaaaataACTGTTGAGTCCATTATATGTTGGTCAGCTACTGCAGAACTGGAGGCTAGAGTGcttgatatacccagtgtcactccattggagaaaacaaattGTCCTTCTCCCAGCAAGTAGAAATTTACACTTTAGTGTCTAGGTtttcagtcatttaaaaaatatatataacaaaataaaatataataaaagaaaagaaaaactatcacatcaaagttggacagGACACACCAACAGAATGAAAAGAACCCCAAGAGAAGGGACAAGAAACTGAGACCTACCCATTCACACACTGAAGAACATCATAAGAACACGAAACCAGAAGCCAAGATAAATATGCTGAGGACCTGGTGCATGCTGTTgccctctctgtgagttcatatgagctctgttcatgttgatttagagggtcttgttttcCTGGTGTTCCCCATGCCCTTTGGCTCATACTGACTCCTTTTCTCAGGGGATTTCCTGAGCTTCTGATGAAGATGGAATTTAGCATTGATCAATGAGTATAGtggaatatcattaggagtcatttatcACTACATCATTTAAAGAGAAGTATTATATGATTTAACCCTAGGTCCCTTGtgttatctagtctctggttcttggtcaacCAAGCAGTGTTGGATAAGGGTCCCATTTTGTGGGGTGGGTCGTAAGTGCAATCAGGTAGTGGcggccactcccacaagctttgtgtcaTCATTGCCTTAGCATATCTTGCAAGCATTACACCATGTAGACCAAAGGACTTGTGGCTGTCTTGGTACTTACCTTTCTCTTTTGCTAGCATACAGACTACCTTCTTGTGCCAAAGACACTAGCACGTAGAAGTTTAGGCTTTATGTAGGCACCTACTTGACATCTTCATGTTCAATgaattgtgtaggtgttgtcttcagcaaccCAACCTTGATgacagtttgtggagagcaacctacagACTTGACAACAACCCAGATTTTTTGGattcccatgggacccctttggcccaAAACTCAATTGGATGTAGcccaattctgtttttttttttctgttttttgctgctttgttcataatagccagaaataaaagaaacagcttagatgtctgTTGTTGGATGAATGGATAGTGAAAACATAGAGCAgttacacagtggaatattactcacatctttaaaatgtcaaattATAAAATCCTCACATATAGGATGAAGTTACGAAAAAAAGAACATCCTTAGTGAGGAAACTCAGAACcataaagataaatatggtatgttttataaatatgcccgattccatgttttaaaaaaaatgccccaaATGTACTAAAgtatttgaagttttaaaaaattataggcaTACAACATTAGTATACAGAAAGGAAAAGTGAATGCAAGTTAAAGCACAAATGAGTCATTTTATGATACTGTAGTCTTCAAATGTTAGAAACCCACCTATGACACATCGTGATTGACACTGACAATGTGGGATATGTCCATGTTTTCTAAAACACATGTGATAACTTAGCAAAGACCAACTGCTTCTGAAAGCCTTCAGTGCATCTTCCGTGAAATGTTGCCAGCTGCTCAGCATCCTTCTGATTTTCAGCTAGCTCTGAGTCTGTCCTAACGGGAGCTATCTGCCTGCAAGCATGCGGTTGTCTACTTGGCCTCTACTGTCTCCCAGACCCTGTAGTCTTTCCAGAGAGTAAATTGGCTAAGGCGCCTCACCCTTTCCTTCAAAGATTATTTAGCTCTTTACCATTCTTTCTTCCTAGTCTCACCTTTACTTTGGAATATCAACCAATTAAAATACTGGATTCAAAATATAATCTTTAACAAACTTTCAACCACTAAAGCAGATAAGGCTCAGATAAAGAGCTGGTATAATTTCTCATGGCATCAGCATTTGACATATTGAGAAAGAGTTCAGGTTACCAGGAGCATACTACCGCAGAACAGCAAATTATGCTGTCTCTAGCCTATGGAAATTTGCAAGACCTGAAGTTTGAAATCCTGTGTGAATAAAGATTCACAGACTACGCCCATGAGTATTTCCCCAATTGTGTGATCAGTATTATTGCTTTAAAATGAGGTTTCTCTCCTACTttgcaacaaataaataaatagaaaatatgttcCATGTGAACATTATAAAGTAATTTGATCTAGCATTCCAATATTATGATATTTACCTGTTTTTAATATGATCGCTATGCTGCCTGGACCGATCACAGATTCTTGAGTTTAAGTGATGAACCCTCCCATCAGAGTTTTCAGAGTTGCTGGAGGTACAGTCATGTGACACCATGACATGTTCATTATTTGCCTTTTACGTGGAAATTTTAGATCATAATATATCTAATACAATTATAAGTGATATTAGAGTAGGTATGGTCTGAATGTTTCTGTCCATCTTGCAGTGATTTGAATGATACGTGTTCCTCATAGTCTCTAGCCTTTGCAgacttggtccctagctggtggcACTGATTGACGAGgattagcaggtgtggccttTTGAAGGATGTATGTTACTAGTGGTGGGCCTTGACGCTTAAAAGTTTACATCAtttctagttctctctctctgctgatgCTTTTGGTTCAGTATGTGAGTCCTCACCATTCCATTCCTGTTCCTATGACTTTGCTACACCATCATGGACcttctccctctggaaccataggtccaaataaattctttcttctataaattgccttcctcatggtatttcatcacagcattagaaagcaATTAATACACCCTTCAAACATCAACCACAGATAATGCTGATTTACAGTGTTtgccttaattttttaattttataatgcaCATATAATAGAAACTGTTCTTGGACTTTTGGATTTGGGTATTTTCCTGTTACAATTTTACTGGGCAAAAGAAACAAGCCATTGTTCTCAACAATCCATCCTCTACAGTCCTGGGTTGCCAAGCTGCCATGGTCAGTAGATTCGATGTATTAAATGCATTTTGACTTATGATATTTTCAATTTGGTGTCATAATGAGGATATAACTTCACTGTAAGCTAAAGAGAATTGTAATTAAAATGTAGCCACTAATGTCCTGGTATGTGGCCTTCAGAGGTCACTGGGTTATGAAAGGACAGCTCTCATGACTAGATTAGTGCCCTTATAATCATCTACAGGCTCCTGAGAAGTTCTGGTTCCCTTTCATATTTTAATGTGAAGTGACAAGATATTTGTACAGGAAGGAAGATTTTATTAGAGTTCAGTATTGCTGATCCCTTCATCTTGAACTTCAAAACCTCTTGGATTATGAGAGATCAATTCCTATTACCTATAAGACACTTAGTTTTTGGCATTTTGTTACAGAAGTCCAAATAAACTAAACCAAGATGTGAGAAGCTGCTGTAACAAATACCTAAAAATCTGTAGAAGTGGCCTTGGGACTGAGTAACAGAGAGGCGGGAGAAATTTTGGAATGAATCCTAGAAAAGACCTACAGTGTCATGAATTCTGTGAGGGTCCAGAATAAAAGTGGAGAGCTGGAGACAAAGTTTCAATCCTGAGAATCCTCTAAGTATCAGAAACAGAATGTtggtagaaaaggacaagaaacAAAGAATGTATTGTtggaaactagattttaaaacatGCTCCTTGTTATAAAGTGGTAAAGAATGTGGGCATGCCTTGGGTTTGTGGTATTAGAACTTGTGAGCTCAGGAAATATCTATAAacgaaaatgtttaagaaataatttagTTCTTGCACACGTTTTATAAAACTGTGGATgtaagaaatgactcaaagatggAATTGTTAACCCAAAAGGTAACAGGACTTGAAGATTTAGAAAACTCAAGACAGAGCCTTATCAAAAGGACTGAGAATGCTTGTTCTATAAAGAATTCGACCAGATAACAACTTGCATCTAACAAGAAGACTAACCACTGACCTGAGAAGAAATCCAGACTATTCTTTTGTCTAAGCACACAGAAGgctgcatagaaaaaaaaaaaaaaaacagcagtgtGTGATTTCAGCCTTTGGGTCACAAGGCACAACTCAACTACCACAGAAGTGAGCCCACCTAGCTGAGAAGGTGCACACCTGTGCAATCCCCAAACTCTTgtagctaaggcaggaggagtatcacgagtttgaggtcagtttgacCAATATAGCGATTTCCAGGCCATCTAGaagtacacagtgagacctttcAAAAATGGTGAAAATGAGGCATACAAACTGTGGGAACAGGAAGCAAGGTATCCCTTGTCTGAGTGGTTAAAGAGAGCAAAGCATCAAGTCAGAGGATTATTCTCAAGAcccaaatattaata containing:
- the Npbwr1 gene encoding neuropeptides B/W receptor type 1, whose protein sequence is MHNLSLSEPGGGNMSCGGSALGCPNGSSPAPLPLPRPLAVAVPVVYTVICVVGLAGNSAVLYVLLRAPRMKTVTNVFILNLAIADELFTLVLPINIADFLLRRWPFGEAMCKLIVAVDQYNTFSSLYFLTVMSADRYLVVLATAESRRVSGRTYDAARAVSLAVWVLVTLVVLPFAVFARLDEEQGRRQCVLVFPQPEAFWWRASRLYTLVLGFAIPVSTICALYTTLLCRLRAIHLDSHAKALDRAKKRVTLLVTAILAVCLICWTPYHLSTIVALTTDLPQTPLVIGISYFITSLSYANSCLNPFLYAFLDDGFRRSLRQLISCRAA